The DNA sequence acaaaggcatggatgagggcttcagcagtggatgagctgaggcaagagcagagacgagcgatgttacagaggtggaaatagacaatcttagttatgctgtggatatgtggtcaaaaacttatttcagggttaagtatgataccaaggttgcgaacagactggttcagcgtcagacagaagttggggagagagatggaatcagtgactagggaacggagtttgtggcaataaCAATGACAAATATCacgatatttcacaggctatcacatgtaaaatgtgtggatgagcttgttaaattcaatcggttccaaaaccgggttaactgatacagaaagtaacggatttcaaatcttacatagaaacatagaaaacatagaaaataggtgcaggagtaggccattcggcccttcgagcctgcaccgccattcaataagttcatggctgaacatgcaacttcagtaccccattcctgctttcttgccataccccttgatcccccgagtagtaaggactacatctaactcctttttgaatatatttagtgaattggcctcaacaactttctgtggtagagaattccacaggttcaccactctctgggtgaagaagtttctcctcatctcggtcctaaatggcttacctcttatccttagactgtgacccctggttctggacttccccaacattgggacattcttcctgcatctaacctgtctaaacccgtcagaattttaaacgtttatatgagatcccctctcattcttctgaactccagtgaatacaagcccagtctttcttgatatgtcagtcccgccatcccaggaatcagtctggtgaaccttcgctgcactcgctcaatagcaagaatgtccttcctcaagttaggagaccgaaactgtacacaatactccaggtgtggcctcaccaaggccctgtacaactgtagtgacaCCTCGCTGCCCATGTATTGTAatccccccgctatgaaggccaacatgccatttgctttcttaactgcctgctgtacctgcatgccaaccttcaatgactgatgtagcataacacccaggtctcgttgcacctccccttttcctaatctgtcaccattcagataatagtctctctctgtttttaccaccaaaatggataacctcacatttatccacattatacttcatctgccatgcatttgcccactcacctaacctatccaagtcactctgcagcctcatagcatcctcctcacagctcacactgccacccaacttagtgtcatccgcaaatttggagatactacatttaatcccctcgtctaaatcatgaatgtacaatgtaaacagctggggcaccagcacagaaccttgctgtatcccactagtcactgcctgccattccgaaaagtacccatttactcctactctttgcttcctgtctgccaaccagttctcaatccacgtcagcacactacccacaatcccatgtgctttaactttgcacgttaatctcttgtgtgggaacttgtcgaaagccttctgaaagtccaaatacaccacatcaactggttctcccttgtccactctactggaaacatcctcaaaaaattccagaagatttgtcaagcatgatttccctttcacaaatccatgctgacttggacctatcatgtcacctctttccaaatgcgcagctatgacatccaaaataattgattccatcattttacccactaccgatgtcaggctgaccggtctataattacctgttttttctctccctccttttttaaaaagtggtgttacattatctaccctccactccataggaactaatccagagtctatggaatgttggaaaatgactgtcaatgcatccgctatttccaaggccacctccttaagtactctgggatgcagtccatcaggccctggggatatatcggccttcaatcccatcaatttgcccaacacaatttccctactaataaggatttccctcagttcctccttctcactagaccctctaacccatagaaacatagaaaataggtgcaggagtaggccattcggcccttctagcctgcaccgccattcaatgagttcatggctgaacatgcaacttcagtaccccattcctgctttctcgccatacccgttgatccccctagtaatcaggacttcatctaactcctttttgaatatatttagtgaattggcctcaacaactttctgtggtagagaattccacaggttcaccactctctgggtgaagaagtttctcctcatcttggtcctaaatggcttaccccttatccttagactgtgacccctggttctggacttccccaacattgggaacataagatcatggctgatcattcccccagtatccctttcctgctttttctccataccgcttgatcccttcagccataagggtcatatctaattccttcttgaatatatccaatgaactggcatcaacaactcactgcggtagggaattccacaggttaacaactctctgattgaagaagtttctcctcatctcagtcctaaatggcttaccccttatccttagataaggtcccctggttctggacttccccgacatcgggaacattcttcctgcatctaacctgtccagtcccgtcagaattttatatgtttctatgagattccctctcatccttctgaactccagcgaatacaggcccagtcaatccagtctctcctcatatgtcagtcctgccatcccgggaatcagtctggtgaaccttcgctgcactccctcaatagcaagaacgtccttcctcagattaggagaccaaaactgaacacaatattccaggtgaggcctcactaaggccctgtacaactgcagtaaaacctccctgctcctatactcaaatccgctagctatgaacgcccacataccatttgccttcttcaccacctgctgtacctgcatgccaactttcaatgactgatgtagcatgatacccaggtctcgttgcacctcccatttcctaatctgccaccattcagataatattctgccttcatgttttttacccccaaagtggattagctcacatttatccacattatactgcatctgccatgagcttgcccactcacctaacctgtccaagtcaccctgcagcctcttagcgtcctcctcacagcccacaccgccacccagcttagtgtcatctgcaaacttggagctattacactcagttccttcatctaaatcattaatgtatcttgtaaatagctggcgccCGAGCATtgagtcctgtggcaccccactagtcactgcctgccattctgaaaaggactcgtttatcccaactctctccttcctgtctgccaaccagttctctatccccgtcagtacattaccccaataccaggtgctttgattttgcgcaccaatctcttatgtgggaccttgtcaaaagccttttgaaagtccaaatacaccacatccattggttctcccttgtccactttactcggtccatcctcaaaaaattctagaagatttgccaagcattatttccctttcataaatccatgctgacttgaactgacccttccactgctttccaaatgctctgttatgtcatctttaataattgattccaacatttttcccactactgatgtcaggctaactggtctataattacccgttttctctctcccgcctttttaaaaaaagtggtgttacattagcaaccctccagcccataggaactgatccagagtcgatagactgttggaaaatgatcaccaatgcattcactatttctagggccacttccttgagtgttctgggatgcggactatcatgccctggggatttatcggccttcaatcccatcaatttccctcacacaatttctcgtctgataaggatttccttcagctcctccttctcactagacccttggtccgctagtatttccggaaggttattggtgtctttcttcatgaagacagaaccaaagtatttgttcaactggtctgccatttctttgttccccattataaattcatctgaatctgactgcacgggacctacgtttgtcttcactaatctttttctcttcacatatctatagaagcttttgcagccagtttttatgttccaagcaagcttcctctcaaactctattttccgcctcctaattaaaccctttgtcctcctctgctgaattataaaattctcccagtcctcagatttgctgctttatcTGACCAGTTGATATGCCTCCTCCTTAGATTGAAcattatacttaatttcccttgttagccacggttgagccacctgccccgttttatttttactccagacagggatgtacaattgttgaagttcatcaatgtgattgttacatgtttgccattgccaagccaccgtcaacccgttaagtatcattcaccagtctattctagccaattcaggtctcataccatcgaagttacctttccttaagttcaggaccctagtctctgaattaactgtgtcactgtccatcttaataaagaattctaccatattatggtcactcttccccaaggggcctcgcaaacaagagtgctaattagtcctttctcattacacatcacccagcctaggatggccagccctctagttggttcctcggcatattggcctCGAAAACCATTCGTAAaagacgccaggaaatcctcctccaccgcattgctaccaggttggttagcccaatcaatatgcagattaaagtcgcccatgataactgctgtacctttattgcacgcatccctaatttcttatttgatgctgtccccaaccacactgctactgtttggtgatgtgtaaataactcccactagcgttttctgccctttggtattccgtagctccacccatactgattccacatcatccaagctaatgtccttccttactcttgtgttaatttcctctttaaccagcaacaccaccccacctccttttccattctgtctatccttcctgaatgttgaataccactgaatgttgagttcccagccttggtcaccctggagctatgtctccgtgatgtcaattacatcatatctgttaacagctatctctgcagttaattcgtccaccttattccaaatactcctcgcattgaggcacagagccatcaggcttgtctttctaacacactttgccactttagaattttgctgtaatgtggccctttttgctttttgtcttgggtttctctgccctccacttttacttttctacttTCTACACCTGAATCCTACTCCGTTcacctacactcactgattcctggtATTGTTGTTGATGTAAAAAAATTCTAAATTAATGACACTGCCCTCAGAACAGCACTTAAATACAATTGTTGACATTTACAAtgggtttgcttctgcccccattctacttccctctgtctccctgcataggttcccatccccctaccatattagtctaatccctccccaacagaactcgcaaacactccccctacggcattggttctggtccttcCCAGGTATAGAtcaattgtactggtcccacctcccccagaaccagttccaatattccaggaatttgaatccctctcttctgcaccacttctcaagccacgtattcctctgagctatcctgcgcttcccactctgaccagcacgtggcattggtagcaatcctgagattactacctttgaggtcctactttttaatttagctcctagctccataaattcgtcttgtaggacctcaaacagaacaagtttggggtttgatatgatAAAAGGCAAatgaggtgagaagtgatataagttagattaagaaaaagcactaaaatggaacatcaattggtctcctgtgatcacggagcaatcaaatattcgaaacactgtgtttgaaacacacataatttattcaacatttgtaCAGGGTATCAatttccagctcaggtataggggctATGAAGATCATCAGAAacgaacaagagctgccagaatgaacatgtttcagtgtccaatgcaatcacagtaaatcctgttctattcacaaatgcagcctttctcctcagcccatttaaaactgagatgaggaggaatttcttttctcagagggttgtaaatctgtggaattctctgccccagagagccatgggggctggttcattgaatatatttaaggcggagatggacagatttttgagcgctaagggagtaaagggctctggggagcgggcagggaagtggagctgactctatgatcagatcagccatgatcttattgaatggggagcaggcccgggggtccgggtggcccactcctgctccgatttctcatggtcttatgtacccagcatgccccgcggggaagaatgtgccgcacccagactacaggagctcagtgcgcaggcgcgggtcctgcGGGGAGGGGCTTTGGAGCATGTATGGTGCGGGTAATGGCGGAAGCCACACGTTTTGGGccggctcctcagaagtgtccttttcatcggTGCAGAGCGGAGTAATgaaccagcagggagctggagaggcttcataaacaaccggtgcccgccgcaagcctgaaataataaccggaatatcggcggttgcagcttcggggctttctcccggtcacaggcccaggctaacggcggacaTTTTGGTGTAGGAAGTCAGGTTCAACGGTCTGCTATCTATATTCAGTGAGTAGCAAAGCGCATGTGCGGCCATGTTGGTGCAGGAACaatgtgaatgatgtcagtgtctggaactgaaccaagccagagtcagcaccttcaggggaggggaaccagtgagtgtagaactgaacccagccagagtcagcaccttcaggggaggggaaccagtgagtgtagaactgaacccagccagaatcggtGGTGAAAACTGGAAGTGGAGGGGAAACTGTCTAGAacacaagaaattggagcaggtgtaggccatttggccccttgagcctgctccccattcaataagataattgctgatccgatcatggattaggTTCCAATTCCCCGTCCACtcaccattaccctttactcccttatcgctcaaaaatgtgcctatcttcaccttaattatgtttcactctccatcttaataaagaattctaccatattatggtcactcttccccaaggggcctcgcacaacaagattgctaattggtcctctctcattacacatcacccagtctaggatggccagctctctagttggttcctcgacatattggtctcgaaaaccatccctaatacactccaggaaatcctcctccaccgcattgctacaagtttggttagcccaatcaatatgtatattaaagtcgcccatgataactgctgtacctttattgcacgcatccctaatttcttatttggtgctgcccccaacctcactactactgtttggtggtctgtacataactcccactggcgttttctgctctttggtattccgtagctccatccatactgattccacatcatccaagctaatgtccttccttactattgcgttaatttcctctttaaccagcaatgccaccccacctccttttccattctgtctatccttcctgaatgttgaatacccctggatggtaagttcccatccttggtcacccttgagccatgtctccgtgatgccagttacatcatatcggttaacagctatctgtgtagttaattcatccaccttattccgaatactcctcgcattgaggcacagagccttcaggcttgtgtttttaacacactttgcccctttagaattttgctgtaatttggccctacactttaaccgtcctacacttcaatctattttcccagtccacttttgcccaatctgccctcatacctttgtagtctccatcatttaagcttagaacactggtttgagatccaaatttctcgctctccatctgaatttgaaattcaaccactctatgatcactcattccaaggggctcctttattcggagattgtttattaatcctatctcattacacaggaccagatctaagatagccagcacttcagaggaggagagagagagagagaggaaaccccCCAGttattgcagaactgaacccagccagagtcagcatcttcaggggaggtgaGGAactagtgagtgtggaactgaacccagccagagtcagaaccttcaggggcggagagagaaaggaacgtgtgattgaagaactgaacccagccagagtcagcatcatcaggggagcagagagtggtgaacgtgtgattgaagaactgaacccagccagagtcagcaccatcaggggagcagagagtggtgaacgtgtgattgaagaactgaacccagccagagtcagcaccatcaggggagagagaggggaaccagtgagtgtagaactgaactcggcCAGAGTCAAcaccatcaggggagggagagggaggggaaccagtgagtgtagaactgaacccagccagagtcagcaccatcaggggaggggaggaaggggaaccagtgagtgtagaactgaacccagccagagtcagcataagaacataagaagaagtaggccatgcggcccctcgagtctgctccaccatttaatacgatcatggttgagccgatcatggactcgggtccacttctctgtctgctccccataactccttattcccttatcgattaagaaattgtctttctctgtcttaaatttattcaatgagccagcttccacagctctctgaggcagcgaattgcacagatttacaaccctttgagggaagacattcctcctcatctctgttttaaatgggcggccccttattctaatattatgacctctagttctagtctcccctatcagtggaaacaccctctctgcatccaccttgtcaagctccctcataatcttacacgtttcgataaaatcatctctcattcgtctgaattccaatgagtagaggcccaaccttctcaacctttcctcataagtcaaccccctcatctccggaatcaaccttgtgaaccttctctgaactgcctccaaagcaagtatctcctttcttagatatggaaaccaaaactgtatgcagtattctaggtgtggcctcaccaataccccgtataactgtagcaagacatccctgcttttatacaacatcccctttgcaataaaggccaagattccattggccttcctgttcacttgctgtacccgcatacttacattttgtgtttcatgcagcaggactccccaggtcctgctgtactgcaaatatttctccatttaaataataacatgctcttcgaatttttttctgccaaagtgcataacctcacactttccaacattatactccatctgccaaatttttgcccactcacttagcctgtctgtcattttgcaggttttttgtgtcctcctcgcacattacatttcctcccatcttggcaacattacactcggtcccttcatccaattcattaatctagattgtaaatagttggggtcccaacactgattcctgcagcaccccactagttactgattgccaacccgagaatttatcccgaatctctgttttctgttagttaaccaatcctatccatgcaaatatattactcccaaccccgtgaactattatcttgtgcggtaaccttttattatctccttttacagaatattagaaggggagattttcagacaggaaacacaaaccaaacatcacgtcaagatctgacggagtcaatcgattcatcaggacctgaatatcatcggcctttgaaagtggaaggagaaatgtttgtctgttctgtctgttggaaaagatttcaaacatcagtgtgactggaaaggcaccgagacacacacacccgagtgagtgttccagtgcactgcctgtggaaagagctttaaccaattacacagcctgaaaaatcatcgcaccattcaaagcgcgaagaaactgtaaacgtgttgtgtgcatGGGCGAGTCTTCAAcccatcgtccaaccatggagagtcacaaggacacccgcaccatggagaaaccgtggaaatgtggtgactgtgggaagctattcagatcaccgtctgagctggaaattcatcgacgcagtcacactggggagagaccgttcacctgctcagagtgtgggaagggattcactcgatcatcccacctgcagtcacaccaacgcactcacactggggcgaggccgttcacctgctcagagtgtgggaagggattcactcggtcatccaccctgctggcacaccaacgagttcacactggggcgaggccgttcacctgctcagagtgtgggaagggattcactcgattatcccacctgcagtcacaccaacgcactcacactggggcgaggccgttcacctgcgctgagtgtgggaagagatttactcagtcatccaacctgctggcacaccagcgagttcacactggggagaggccattcccctgctcagagtgtgggaagggattcacattttcagccaacctgctgagacaccagcgagttcacactggggagaggccgttcacctgctctgagtgtgggaagggattcactcggtcatccaccctgctggcacaccagcgagttcacactggggagaggccattcacctgctcagagagtgggaagggattcactgggtcatcccaacttgtagctcaccggcgagttcacactggggagagaccattcacctgctctgagtgtgggatgggatttactcagtcatccaacttgcggaaacaccagcgagttcacactggggagaggccattcacctgctcagagtgtgggaagggattcactcggtcattcagcctgctgatacacatgcgagttcacaccggggagaggccattcacctgctctgagtgtgggaagggattcacatgttcagccgacctgctgatacaccagcgagttcacactggggagaggccattcacctgctcagagtgtgggaagggattcactcggtcatccaccctgctgatacaccagcgagttcacactggggagaggccattcacctgctcagagtgtgggaagggattcactcagtcatcccacctgctgacacaccagcgagttcacaagtgactgcaggggttggaatctgctgttattactgctgttaatcacatcctgattgaaccatgttcattctgacagttggggtttgtttctgctgataaccctataactgggctggactttaatattctggatatattgctgattgtgttctcggggctgcagtgtccatttaagaaacacagtgtgttatctttccccttaattcagcaactctcaacagaaagttagcttgcaataaaattatgaacttttactttaatcctaaattgatctttggtacaaaatctgcaatagtgtgtgaaagtttctactGAATAAAATGTCCAATTCGAAAGAGCTTACTGACAATTCTTCCTGACTTGCacgttacacacagtggcccctccattatccaccagaaagaaggggaatgggaattggtggggaattcgtgtccccaaatgttgcccctcccatctggtgcagcaatcccctcggcacgggaatagagacaagtccagaccaaaactgtgcgcagtactccaggtgtggttttaccaatgccctgtacaggtgtagcaggacttccctactttcatactccatccctcttgcaataaaagccagcattgcatttgccttcctgattacttgctgtacttgcatgctaactttttgagtttcatgtagaagaacctccagatccctttgtactacagcattttgcaataatccccatttaaataatgttttttctttttcctaccaaaggggataacctgacattttaccacattatggtccatctgccagatttttgcccgttatagaaacatagaaaataggtgcaggagtaggccattcggcccttcgagcctgcaccaccattcaatgctttctccccataccccttgatccctttagctgtaagagccacatctaattccctgttgaatatatctaacgaactggcctgaacaactttctgtggtagagaattccacaggttcacaattctctgagtgaagaagtttctcctcatctcagtcttaattggcttaccccttatccttagactgtgagacctggttctggacttccccaacatccggaacattcttcctgcatctaacctgtccaatcccgtcagaattttgtgtttctatgagatccactcttattcttctaaattccagtgcatataagcctagtcaatccagtctttcttcatatgtcaggcctgccatcccaggaatcagtctggtgaacctttgctgcactccctcaatagcaagaatgtccatcctcagattaggagaccaaaactgtacacaatattcaaggtgtggccttaccaaggccctgtacaactgcaatgatacttccctgctcctatactcaaatcccctagctatgaaggccaacatgccatttgccgccttcactgcctgctggatctgcatgccaactttcaatgactgatgcaccatgacacccaggtctcgatgcacctccccttttccgaatctgtcaccattcaggtaatattctgcctacgtgtttttgccaccaaattggataacctcacatttatctacatcatactgcatctgccatgcatttgcccactcatgcaacctgtccaagccaccctgcagcctcttaacatcctgctcacagctcacactgccacccagtttagtgtcatctgcaaaattggagagattacattcaattcctttgtctaaatcattaatgtatattgtgaatatctgaggtctcagcactgaaccttgcggttcccccactagtcactacctgccattctgaaaaggacccatttatgcctactctttgcttcctgtctgccaaccagttctctatccacgtcattacattaccccccaataccatgtgctttaattttgcacactaatctcttttgtgggaccttatcaaaagccttttgaaagtacaaatacaccacatccactggctctcccttgtccactctactagttacatcctcaaaaaattctcgaagatttgtcaagcatgatttccctttcataaatccatgctgact is a window from the Pristiophorus japonicus isolate sPriJap1 unplaced genomic scaffold, sPriJap1.hap1 HAP1_SCAFFOLD_258, whole genome shotgun sequence genome containing:
- the LOC139247114 gene encoding zinc finger protein 432-like, with protein sequence MGESSTHRPTMESHKDTRTMEKPWKCGDCGKLFRSPSELEIHRRSHTGERPFTCSECGKGFTRSSHLQSHQRTHTGARPFTCSECGKGFTRSSTLLAHQRVHTGARPFTCSECGKGFTRLSHLQSHQRTHTGARPFTCAECGKRFTQSSNLLAHQRVHTGERPFPCSECGKGFTFSANLLRHQRVHTGERPFTCSECGKGFTRSSTLLAHQRVHTGERPFTCSESGKGFTGSSQLVAHRRVHTGERPFTCSECGMGFTQSSNLRKHQRVHTGERPFTCSECGKGFTRSFSLLIHMRVHTGERPFTCSECGKGFTCSADLLIHQRVHTGERPFTCSECGKGFTRSSTLLIHQRVHTGERPFTCSECGKGFTQSSHLLTHQRVHK